The Carassius auratus strain Wakin chromosome 40, ASM336829v1, whole genome shotgun sequence genome has a segment encoding these proteins:
- the LOC113058553 gene encoding uncharacterized protein LOC113058553 isoform X1 produces the protein MKSAHMCSLTFLALLCFLKVTLSELCSSVRASRAKRFVAEGGSLQLSCEVQHCGLPGWTGGWYFQELDQIGFTLLTPSERIKMSNYSSTANSTHLLLHIHNINQSDAGAYMCETSWPNNIISKGHLTYVNVTAAATAAAGAADSSDRSLSHRVLLCFGALMCFPVVLGFVWCLTRDHHPPPPPVPPHPRMSYAYRVKPKQEVVYAEVALNDSRRQNDHPKQASEPTFYSSVHFS, from the exons ATGAAAAGCGCTCACATGTGTTCCTTGACGTTCCTGGCACTTTTATGTTTCTTAAAAG TAACGTTAAGTGAACTGTGCTCATCTGTTCGAGCAAGTCGTGCTAAAAGGTTTGTGGCGGAGGGCGGGAGTCTCCAGTTGAGCTGTGAAGTACAACATTGTGGCCTTCCTGGCTGGACTGGAGGATGGTATTTCCAGGAACTGGACCAAATAGGATTTACTTTACTCACTCCCTCTGAACGAATCAAGATGTCCAATTACAGCTCAACAGCTAATAGCACACATCTGTTACTCCATATTCACAACATCAACCAGTCAGATGCTGGAGCATACATGTGCGAGACATCCTGGCCTAATAATATAATTAGCAAAGGACACTTGACATATGTTAATGTGACTGCAG cagcaacagcagcagcaggagcAGCAGACTCATCAGACAGAAGCCTCTCTCATAGAGTTCTGCTTTGTTTTGGTGCCTTGATGTGTTTTCCTGTTGTTTTGGGATTTGTTTGGTGTCTCACCCGGGATCATCATCCACCACCACCCCCTGTCCCGCCTCACCCCCGAATGTCCT ATGCATATAGAGTGAAACCAAAACAGGAA GTGGTGTATGCAGAAGTTGCACTGAATGATTCAAGGCGGCAGAATGATCATCCAAAACAAGCTTCTGAGCCAACTTTCTATTCCTCTGTGCATTTCTCCTGA
- the LOC113058553 gene encoding uncharacterized protein LOC113058553 isoform X2, whose translation MKSAHMCSLTFLALLCFLKVTLSELCSSVRASRAKRFVAEGGSLQLSCEVQHCGLPGWTGGWYFQELDQIGFTLLTPSERIKMSNYSSTANSTHLLLHIHNINQSDAGAYMCETSWPNNIISKGHLTYVNVTAATAAAGAADSSDRSLSHRVLLCFGALMCFPVVLGFVWCLTRDHHPPPPPVPPHPRMSYAYRVKPKQEVVYAEVALNDSRRQNDHPKQASEPTFYSSVHFS comes from the exons ATGAAAAGCGCTCACATGTGTTCCTTGACGTTCCTGGCACTTTTATGTTTCTTAAAAG TAACGTTAAGTGAACTGTGCTCATCTGTTCGAGCAAGTCGTGCTAAAAGGTTTGTGGCGGAGGGCGGGAGTCTCCAGTTGAGCTGTGAAGTACAACATTGTGGCCTTCCTGGCTGGACTGGAGGATGGTATTTCCAGGAACTGGACCAAATAGGATTTACTTTACTCACTCCCTCTGAACGAATCAAGATGTCCAATTACAGCTCAACAGCTAATAGCACACATCTGTTACTCCATATTCACAACATCAACCAGTCAGATGCTGGAGCATACATGTGCGAGACATCCTGGCCTAATAATATAATTAGCAAAGGACACTTGACATATGTTAATGTGACTGCAG caacagcagcagcaggagcAGCAGACTCATCAGACAGAAGCCTCTCTCATAGAGTTCTGCTTTGTTTTGGTGCCTTGATGTGTTTTCCTGTTGTTTTGGGATTTGTTTGGTGTCTCACCCGGGATCATCATCCACCACCACCCCCTGTCCCGCCTCACCCCCGAATGTCCT ATGCATATAGAGTGAAACCAAAACAGGAA GTGGTGTATGCAGAAGTTGCACTGAATGATTCAAGGCGGCAGAATGATCATCCAAAACAAGCTTCTGAGCCAACTTTCTATTCCTCTGTGCATTTCTCCTGA
- the LOC113058551 gene encoding tsukushin has product MFTMAALLCLFFSLLGLAVMGAVKNCHPQCRCEVESFGLFDSFSLTKVDCSEIGPGNTPVPIPLDTSHLDLSLNSITSISDSMLSGPGYTTLVSLDLNGNLISHVSPKAFSKLRYLETLDLSNNALEDLADGCFTGLPLVELDLSENRFKEFSLDLLTTRVQDVPIMVDLSRNLLTSVSRKTPSHPLNIKSLMLAENQLRKVPVLNGIPLQYLNLDGNLISSIDAGAFDSMTELVHLSLSSLSDLTLIQPGAFRGLKNLQVLDLSNNSRLKTLSPDVFNGLVSLQELNLTHNPVTPLSRTVFNQMPSIKSIALGANVHCWKTHKQGQFHRQIGQAKPNDILTCDNAGMIL; this is encoded by the coding sequence tTCACCATGGCCGCATTGCTGTGTCTTTTCTTCTCTTTGCTTGGCCTGGCTGTCATGGGAGCAGTGAAGAACTGCCATCCGCAATGTCGGTGTGAGGTGGAGAGCTTCGGCCTCTTCGACAGTTTCAGCCTTACCAAAGTGGACTGCAGTGAAATCGGCCCCGGGAACACTCCTGTCCCCATCCCTCTGGACACGTCCCATCTCGACCTCTCCTTAAACTCCATCACCTCCATCAGCGACTCGATGCTCTCCGGACCGGGATACACCACCTTGGTTAGTCTGGACCTAAACGGAAATCTAATTTCACATGTCAGTCCCAAAGCGTTCTCTAAACTCCGCTACCTTGAGACGTTGGACCTGAGCAACAACGCTCTTGAGGATCTCGCCGACGGCTGCTTCACCGGACTCCCTCTGGTTGAGCTGGACCTGAGTGAAAACCGATTCAAAGAGTTTAGCCTTGATCTGCTCACCACCAGAGTACAGGATGTACCAATCATGGTGGACCTGTCGCGAAACCTTCTTACCTCTGTTTCCAGGAAGACCCCTAGCCATCCGTTGAACATCAAGAGTCTTATGCTGGCAGAGAATCAATTGAGGAAGGTGCCAGTGCTGAATGGGATCCCACTTCAGTATCTGAACCTGGATGGGAATCTCATCTCCAGCATTGATGCAGGGGCCTTTGATTCAATGACAGAACTGGTTCACCTGTCTCTCAGCAGCCTGTCCGACCTGACCCTCATTCAACCAGGTGCTTTTAGAGGTTTGAAGAACCTACAAGTCTTAGACTTGTCAAACAACAGCCGGCTCAAGACGTTGAGCCCAGATGTATTTAACGGACTTGTCTCTTTACAAGAGCTCAATTTGACCCATAATCCTGTCACACCATTATCAAGGACTGTCTTTAACCAGATGCCAAGCATTAAAAGCATAGCTTTAGGTGCAAATGTGCATTGCTGGAAGACGCACAAGCAAGGACAGTTTCACAGACAGATTGGACAAGCCAAACCCAATGATATACTTACTTGTGACAATGCAGGAATGATCTTGTGA